In one Thermaerobacter sp. PB12/4term genomic region, the following are encoded:
- a CDS encoding polysaccharide deacetylase family protein: MACLVAALAGWGAGKVWTEGVAISNPAGAGAPEETPGLRPGDAAAGTGPLGLQAQTVLAAEPRVHVVQKGETLYRIARRYGVPVEELARYNGLTDPARIEAGQRLRIPGAAGVAAAGQAPDAGPGAASGPGTVADRDPGAAPRSGSPGDGRPGTGPGGASGPGTGEGGARAGGEDPSGSTKETRLGGGGNAAEGGLVALTFNDGPDPATWPALLAVLEEHDVKATFFLEGARSQQHPQLVQELARRGHQVENHGWSHRSPHELGEAATRAEIRRTAALLARLAGRPPLYYRPAGDLRDPAVFRWAREEGHRVLLWTNIGAQDVPPLPPDQLAARVAASAYNGAVLMLHATQRATIEALPLLLQRLEARALRPVTVDQLLDALQAATPQGEAAPATGPGAAGHAAGPVSTPPSTGGSG; the protein is encoded by the coding sequence GTGGCCTGCCTGGTCGCGGCCCTGGCCGGCTGGGGCGCTGGCAAGGTCTGGACCGAGGGGGTTGCCATTTCAAACCCCGCAGGCGCCGGCGCCCCGGAGGAGACGCCGGGCCTCCGGCCGGGCGACGCCGCGGCAGGGACAGGCCCGCTGGGGTTGCAGGCCCAAACCGTCCTGGCCGCCGAACCGCGCGTGCACGTGGTGCAGAAGGGGGAGACCCTGTACCGCATTGCTCGCCGCTACGGTGTACCGGTGGAGGAGCTGGCCCGGTACAACGGGCTCACGGACCCGGCCCGCATCGAGGCGGGCCAGCGCCTGCGCATCCCCGGCGCGGCCGGCGTCGCGGCGGCAGGGCAAGCCCCGGACGCGGGTCCCGGCGCAGCATCCGGCCCGGGAACGGTTGCAGACCGGGATCCGGGCGCCGCGCCCAGAAGCGGTTCACCCGGCGACGGCCGGCCGGGAACGGGCCCCGGCGGGGCCTCCGGTCCGGGAACCGGAGAGGGCGGGGCGCGGGCGGGGGGTGAGGACCCCTCGGGTTCGACGAAGGAAACCAGGTTGGGGGGTGGCGGCAACGCCGCGGAAGGCGGCCTGGTGGCCCTGACCTTCAACGACGGCCCCGATCCCGCCACCTGGCCCGCCCTGCTGGCGGTGCTGGAGGAGCACGACGTCAAGGCGACCTTCTTCCTGGAAGGTGCCCGGTCGCAGCAACACCCCCAGCTGGTACAGGAACTGGCGCGGCGGGGCCACCAGGTGGAAAACCACGGCTGGAGCCACCGCAGTCCCCACGAGCTGGGGGAGGCGGCCACGCGGGCCGAGATCCGCAGGACCGCGGCCTTACTGGCACGGCTGGCCGGTCGGCCCCCCCTGTATTACCGGCCGGCCGGCGACCTGCGCGACCCGGCCGTCTTCCGCTGGGCGCGGGAAGAAGGCCACCGCGTCCTGCTGTGGACCAACATCGGCGCCCAGGACGTGCCGCCCCTGCCACCGGACCAGCTGGCGGCCCGGGTCGCCGCCAGCGCCTACAACGGGGCTGTCCTGATGCTCCACGCCACCCAACGGGCCACCATCGAGGCCCTGCCCCTGCTTCTGCAGCGCCTTGAGGCCAGGGCCCTGCGCCCCGTGACGGTCGACCAGCTGCTGGACGCCTTGCAGGCCGCCACCCCTCAGGGCGAGGCCGCGCCCGCCACCGGTCCGGGCGCCGCCGGACACGCCGCCGGACCCGTCTCCACGCCGCCTTCCACCGGCGGGTCAGGGTGA
- a CDS encoding aldehyde dehydrogenase family protein, whose protein sequence is MTVYLNYINGRWTEPRSGKYVDNINPATGEVLGRAALGTEEDVAEAVAAAKAAFAKWRKVPAPRRAEILYRAGELLRQRKEDLARKMTQEMGKVLPEARGDVQEGIDMAYYMAGEGRRLLGHTTPAEMPDKFAMAVREPIGVVAAITPWNFPLAIPTWKIMPALVAGNTVVFKPATDTPWLAYELVRIFEEAGLPPGVLNLVYGPGGSVGEALLHHPDVHLISFTGSVESGKHVNQVAGAQLKRVHLELGGKNAVIVMDDADLDLVEQAVIWSAFGTTGQRCTATSRLLVHEAVYDEVVERLAARAARLRLGNGLDPQTDVGPLINGRAVEKVAYYVNVGREEGARLVVGGQPATEGDLARGFFFQPTIFADVTPDMRIANEEIFGPVLSIIKIRSLEEAIEINNSVQYGLSSSIFTQNVRNAFVAMRDLATGICYVNHGTIGAEIHLPFGGMRATGNGHREAGQAALEVYTEWKAIYVDFSGRLQRAQIDEVKID, encoded by the coding sequence GTGACCGTCTACCTGAACTACATCAACGGCCGCTGGACCGAACCCCGTTCGGGGAAATACGTCGACAACATCAACCCTGCCACGGGGGAGGTCCTGGGCCGGGCGGCCTTGGGCACCGAGGAGGACGTGGCCGAAGCGGTGGCCGCGGCCAAGGCGGCCTTCGCCAAGTGGCGGAAGGTGCCGGCGCCACGCCGGGCCGAGATCCTATATCGAGCGGGCGAGCTGCTCCGGCAGCGGAAGGAAGACCTGGCCCGCAAGATGACCCAGGAGATGGGCAAGGTCTTGCCCGAGGCCCGGGGCGACGTCCAGGAAGGCATCGACATGGCCTACTACATGGCGGGCGAAGGGCGGCGCCTGCTGGGCCACACCACCCCGGCGGAAATGCCGGACAAGTTCGCCATGGCGGTACGGGAGCCCATCGGCGTGGTGGCGGCCATCACCCCGTGGAACTTCCCGCTGGCCATCCCCACGTGGAAGATCATGCCCGCCCTGGTGGCCGGCAACACGGTGGTCTTCAAGCCCGCCACCGACACGCCCTGGCTGGCCTACGAGCTGGTACGGATCTTCGAGGAGGCCGGGCTGCCGCCGGGCGTGCTCAACCTGGTCTACGGCCCGGGTGGCTCCGTGGGTGAGGCGCTGCTCCACCATCCCGACGTCCACCTGATCTCCTTCACGGGGTCGGTGGAGTCGGGCAAGCACGTCAACCAGGTGGCGGGCGCCCAGCTCAAGCGGGTGCACCTGGAGCTGGGGGGCAAGAATGCCGTCATCGTCATGGACGACGCCGACCTGGATCTGGTGGAACAGGCGGTGATCTGGAGCGCCTTCGGCACCACCGGCCAGCGCTGCACCGCGACCAGCCGCCTGCTGGTGCACGAGGCCGTCTACGACGAGGTGGTGGAGCGGCTGGCCGCCCGGGCGGCTCGGTTGCGTCTGGGCAACGGCCTGGATCCCCAGACGGACGTGGGCCCCCTCATCAACGGCCGCGCCGTGGAGAAGGTGGCGTACTACGTCAACGTGGGCCGCGAGGAGGGCGCCCGCCTGGTGGTGGGCGGCCAGCCGGCCACCGAGGGCGACCTGGCCCGGGGCTTCTTCTTCCAGCCGACCATCTTCGCCGACGTCACCCCGGACATGCGCATCGCCAACGAGGAGATCTTCGGCCCGGTGCTGTCCATCATCAAGATCCGCAGCCTGGAGGAGGCCATCGAGATCAACAACTCGGTCCAGTACGGCCTCTCCAGCTCGATCTTCACCCAGAACGTGCGCAATGCCTTCGTCGCCATGCGGGATCTGGCGACGGGCATCTGCTACGTCAACCACGGCACCATCGGGGCCGAGATCCACCTGCCCTTCGGCGGCATGCGGGCGACGGGCAACGGCCACCGGGAGGCCGGCCAGGCGGCGCTGGAGGTCTACACCGAGTGGAAGGCGATCTACGTGGACTTCAGCGGCCGGCTGCAGCGGGCCCAGATCGACGAGGTGAAGATCGACTAG